In Halogranum gelatinilyticum, the DNA window GACCGAAGCGAGCGAGGAAGTCGAGCCGCCCGAGGCATCCGAGGACGCCGACGGTGACGAGCCAAAAGAAGCCGATAGCGAGACCGACGGCTCGGACGGCTAATTCTTCTCGGCCAACCGTGCGAAGTTCGCGAACGTCCGCTCGACGGAGACGCCGGAGAAGTCCTCGGCCCCCTGCCAGCCGAAGTCGCGAGCGATGTTTGGCAGGAGACGGTCGGTGAACTCGGGATGGTACTGGACGGTCCAGAGCGGCGCGTCCTCGTGGCGACTCGCGAGGTTGGGGTAGTAGTCGGCCTCAGCGATGGACTCCATCCCGTCGCCGAGGGCCGTGACGTGGTCGCCGTGGACCATCGGTATCCGCGACCCGACGCCCGCAAACAGCGGGTCGTCGGCCAGGTCGACGTCGACGAGTTCCGCCGTCAGCCCGCGGTGTTCGACCGAGCCGCCGAGCGCGTCGTTGACGAGTTGGTGGCCGAAACAGACACCGAGCGTGGGGATCTCGTGGGCGACGAGGTCGCGGACCAGTGTTCGAAGCTCGTCCATCCACGGATAGTCCGCGGACTCGTAGACGCCTGCGGTCGATCCGCTGAGAATCACGCCGTCGACATCGCTGTCTCCCCCACCGTCGCCGACGACCCCCTCGATGTCCGGCACGTCACCGTGGGCCACGTCGTGGACGCGGTGCTGGGGCAGGTAGCGGACGATTTCGGGGACGAAGTACCGCTTGTCGCGGTCGACCTCGTTTTCCAGCACGAGCAGCATCGGTCGGCTTTGGTGGTCGGGAGTGATAAACGCGGCTGCGACGGTGCGGAGCGGGTCACCGGAGTGACACGCTCGTCGCTGCCGCCGAGCCGACGGGGCGAATCGGCGCGAAACACGGGTGAGAGGGCGTCACAGGGCACGACGGCGGGGACTGTATCGAAGGCTTTATTCACGGAGTCGGCGTTTTCCCGAACAAGTAACCATGTCAGACAAACCTGC includes these proteins:
- a CDS encoding type 1 glutamine amidotransferase; protein product: MLLVLENEVDRDKRYFVPEIVRYLPQHRVHDVAHGDVPDIEGVVGDGGGDSDVDGVILSGSTAGVYESADYPWMDELRTLVRDLVAHEIPTLGVCFGHQLVNDALGGSVEHRGLTAELVDVDLADDPLFAGVGSRIPMVHGDHVTALGDGMESIAEADYYPNLASRHEDAPLWTVQYHPEFTDRLLPNIARDFGWQGAEDFSGVSVERTFANFARLAEKN